From Salvia splendens isolate huo1 chromosome 16, SspV2, whole genome shotgun sequence, a single genomic window includes:
- the LOC121772748 gene encoding cytokinin hydroxylase-like → MCAVLRYREKMELVGWMWMWMWMWMCVLCVLKVVYSSIICYWVSPRRIQKIMEKQGVRGPKPRFLLGNILDMASLLSQSTATDCLSLHHDIVSRLLPHYILWSKTYGKRFIFWNGVEPRLCLTETNLIKELLSKYSSLSGKSWLQQQGSKHFIGRGLLMANGDDWSHQRHIVAPAFMGDKLKSYSGYMIDCTQLMLTSLESAIANGQTEFEIGEYMTRLTADIISRTEFDTNYEKGKQIFHLLTILQNLCARSTRHLWFPGSRFFPSKYNREIKSLKSEVERLLMEIIQSRRDCVEIGRSTSHGNDLLGMLLNQMHTNKSKSDLQVIMDECKTFFFAGHDTTALLLTWTIMLLATNPTWQHRIRAQLNQLCNGSQLCVEHLSKLTQLNMVINESLRLYPPASLLPRMAFEDIKLGDLFIPKGLSIWIPVLAIHHSQEIWGKDANEFNPDRFASKSYAAGRHFMPFAAGPRNCVGQGFALMEAKIILAMLISKFSFTISPNYRHAPLVVLTMKPKYGVQILLEPLSDL, encoded by the exons ATGTGCGCGGTGTTGAGATATAGAGAGAAAATGGAATTGGTGGGATGGATGTGGATGTGGATGTGGATGTGGATGTGTGTTTTATGCGTGTTGAAAGTAGTGTATTCAAGCATTATATGCTACTGGGTGAGTCCTCGACGCATTCAGAAAATAATGGAAAAACAAGGTGTGCGTGGCCCCAAACCCCGCTTTCTCCTCGGCAACATCTTAGACATGGCTTCTCTCCTCTCCCAATCCACCGCCACCGACTGCCTTTCCCTCCACCACGATATCGTCTCCCGCCTCCTCCCCCATTACATCCTCTGGTCTAAAACATACG GAAAACGCTTCATCTTTTGGAACGGAGTGGAGCCACGGCTGTGCCTCACCGAAACAAACCTCATCAAAGAGCTTCTCTCCAAATACAGCAGCCTCTCCGGGAAGTCATGGCTCCAGCAGCAGGGCTCCAAGCATTTCATCGGCCGCGGCCTCTTGATGGCCAACGGCGACGACTGGTCCCACCAGCGCCACATCGTCGCTCCTGCTTTCATGGGCGACAAACTCAAG AGCTATTCAGGGTACATGATTGATTGCACTCAGCTGATGCTGACATCACTGGAAAGCGCCATCGCCAACGGCCAAACCGAATTCGAAATCGGAGAATACATGACCAGACTCACCGCCGATATCATTTCCAGAACAGAATTCGACACCAATTACGAAAAGGGGAAACAAATATTCCATCTCCTGACCATTCTGCAAAATCTCTGCGCCAGATCCACCCGCCATTTGTGGTTTCCTGGTAGCAG ATTCTTCCCAAGCAAGTACAACAGAGAGATAAAATCGCTGAAGAGCGAGGTGGagaggctgttgatggagatcATACAGAGCCGCAGAGACTGCGTCGAAATCGGGCGGAGCACCTCCCACGGCAACGATCTGCTCGGAATGCTGCTCAATCAGATGCACACCAACAAATCCAAATCCGATCTGCAGGTCATCATGGACGAATGCAAGACCTTCTTCTTCGCCGGCCACGACACCACAGCGCTGCTGCTCACGTGGACTATCATGCTCCTCGCCACCAATCCTACGTGGCAGCACAGAATCAGAGCTCAGCTTAACCAACTATGCAATGGCTCCCAGCTTTGTGTTGAACACCTCTCCAAGCTAACTCAG TTAAACATGGTGATCAATGAGTCTCTTCGGCTGTACCCTCCGGCTTCGCTTCTTCCTCGGATGGCGTTCGAAGACATAAAACTCGGCGATCTTTTCATTCCGAAAGGGCTATCGATATGGATTCCGGTGCTAGCAATCCATCACAGCCAAGAAATATGGGGGAAAGATGCGAACGAGTTCAACCCAGACCGATTCGCGTCGAAATCGTATGCAGCGGGGCGCCATTTTATGCCATTTGCGGCCGGGCCAAGGAATTGTGTGGGGCAGGGATTCGCCCTAATGGAGGCCAAGATCATATTAGCAATGCTCATATCCAAATTCAGCTTCACTATTTCACCAAATTATCGTCACGCTCCCCTAGTTGTGCTCACCATGAAACCTAAGTATGGAGTCCAAATCCTATTGGAACCCTTGAGTGACCTGTGA